Genomic window (Ananas comosus cultivar F153 linkage group 1, ASM154086v1, whole genome shotgun sequence):
TGGAACCCCAGACACCCCAAGGAGGAAAGGGTTTCATTTCGTGCGAGGGGTCGGAGAGAGGGGACGATGGCGAAGAAGGGAGAAGCGGTGGAGGAGCTTCCGAAGGCCGTGATACGCCGCATTGTGAAGGATAAGCTGTCGCAGTTGgcctccgccgccacctccgATGGCGGTGGAGGAGAGGAGATGACGGTGAACAAGGACGCGTTGGTCGCCTTCACCGAGAGCGCTCGTATCTTCATCCACTACCTCTCCGCCACGTAATCTCCTTCCCCAGTCTAACTACTACTCTTTCCTTCTGATGTATCTTATGTTTGGAATGTTTCCATTGAATGGAaaacttaaatatttatgaATGCCTTCTCTATTAAGGAATAATTTGAGCTATTATTTGGcctttgattcaaaatttggaGTTTTGATGGTTCTTTTATGTTCTAAATTAggtatttttttttgctgaatttGGGATTTTCTATTGCAACTTATCTTCGGAATAGTACCGTTAGAATGAAATAAAGAaacaatttttttgaatttcatcTTTTAAGTTTGTACAGAATGGGATGTctgtaaaagaaaaaggaaaattttgaacAATCATTTGATCTTTGATTTGGAATTTTGGGGCTCGATGGTTCTTCTGTAATACAAGTTTGGCGTTTTTTTGCTGAATTCAGGGTTACTATTGTAGCATATCTTTGGACTTTGGAAtggtactaaaaaaaaaaaaacaaaaaaaaaaggaattccATCCTTTTTAGTTAATATAGACATGGGTGTTGGGAAAGATAAAAAGGAAGAATTTGAGCAATCATTTGATGTTTGATTCAGAACATTGGTGGTTTTGATCATACATTCATGGTCCAAGTTATGTATATTTTGCTGACTATTGAATGGCAATTTGGTTTACAGGGCAAACGACGTCTGCAAGGAATTGGGGAGGCAGACGATCAATGCCGAGGATGTCCTTAGAGCAGTGGAGGAAATTGAGTTCCCTGAATTCATTGCTCCTCTTAGGGCTTCTTGGGAAGGTTTGCATGCTTCACTTGTCTCCTCCTCTCAAATATGTGGCGGAGAGATGTAAATTTGGCATTTAATATGTCATCGTGTATGCTTTCCTAGATGAAGCATTTAATGTGTTTGAAAATGTGGCGCCCGTTTGGCTTGGTCAGGGATTCCTTACGAGAACTTCCTTAACAGAATTTCACTGcagtaaaaataaaagatttaaattagaGCTTATGCATAATTGTATATAGAGTCCAACCTCTTAGGTTCTTGTCGTACCAAAATTCTATAAGCTtctattttctcactttttgGGATAGAAAAGCTCCTTTATTAGCCAATATTAAATAGGTACTTACATGTTTGTCTCTGAAGTTTGATATGCACAAGAGGACAGCTTTCCTGATATATTCAAGGGCCTATTTGATGAACGTGATGTAGTCTAATTTATAGTTCTTGTCTTGAAGAACTTGGTTTTTAATTCCTTTTCTACTTTTGTATTTTTAAGTAATAGTTTGCTTTAAACCATTTTTGTTGTGCTGTTGCTTCTACTTTATTTCCTAATGTGCTTTGTCTAAGACGACATGAATTTTGTAGTTCGCAGTATTGATGGGTGCTAGTTCAGCATCACCTTTTCCTTTAATCGTGTTTTACTTATGGTGCATTGATAAGTTAGTGAACTTTGATTAGATGAAGTTATAATATGAACTGTATTTTAGTGGAAAAACATAACAATGCCATGTagccttctttttttcccttacaAATTACGAGATTTTTTTGTCGAAATAACCTAATACTACCTCTAATAAGGTTTGAGGTTCTTTACTGGCTGAAGGACTATAGATACAAGGTCAGTTATTTGTTCCACTGGATTGAGTGACTAGCAAATGTTGAAATTCTCTTCTTGATAGAGTTTAAACTTCTAATTGGATGTGTTTTACTTACCTACAATGATACACGTGTTATTCATGGTCATTTcgctcaaatttaatattttctatatGTTGTCCATTACTATGATAACAATAAGTACGTGCCTTCTTAAG
Coding sequences:
- the LOC109706998 gene encoding DNA polymerase epsilon subunit 3; amino-acid sequence: MAKKGEAVEELPKAVIRRIVKDKLSQLASAATSDGGGGEEMTVNKDALVAFTESARIFIHYLSATANDVCKELGRQTINAEDVLRAVEEIEFPEFIAPLRASWEEFRKKTAVKKSGVKAKETDKKRKLEEELPSKGGKNGVEDAEEENDDAEPDDD